One Sphingobacteruim zhuxiongii DNA window includes the following coding sequences:
- a CDS encoding LytR/AlgR family response regulator transcription factor has translation MLKIYVLEDEENILRYIQTILDEIPYVDLVGTSASIKKAQIEIPKVMPDLILSDIQLKDGISLELLSKLNLDTNIIFITAFNQYAMEALNLGAIGYLTKPIDPKLLLEKIEQCYKKTSDFKFNQLQLKIAENHLKHPAIPKKIALRTFEFTQIVNVEDILYCYSDKGYTTFNLKDGVSLMVSKVIKHFEAMLPPDQFIRCHQSYLINSHFIHKYYKDGQLEMKDGKKVPVSNRKRDAIMQFIERLT, from the coding sequence ATGTTAAAGATTTATGTGCTCGAAGATGAGGAGAATATCCTCCGTTATATTCAGACAATTTTAGATGAAATTCCTTATGTCGATCTTGTTGGCACATCGGCCTCTATTAAAAAAGCGCAGATAGAAATCCCGAAAGTCATGCCAGACTTGATTCTTTCGGATATCCAATTGAAAGATGGCATTAGTTTAGAACTGCTTTCAAAGCTAAATTTAGATACAAATATCATCTTTATTACGGCTTTTAACCAATATGCCATGGAAGCACTTAACCTTGGTGCCATAGGATATTTGACTAAACCTATCGATCCAAAGCTCCTGCTAGAGAAAATTGAACAATGTTATAAGAAGACCTCCGATTTTAAATTTAATCAGCTACAGTTGAAGATTGCCGAAAATCATTTGAAACACCCTGCTATACCTAAGAAAATAGCCCTACGTACCTTTGAATTTACACAGATTGTCAATGTTGAGGATATTCTTTACTGTTATAGCGATAAGGGCTATACAACCTTTAATTTAAAGGATGGTGTAAGTCTGATGGTTTCCAAAGTGATTAAGCATTTTGAAGCCATGTTGCCGCCTGATCAATTTATACGCTGTCATCAATCATATCTTATCAATTCGCATTTTATACATAAGTATTATAAAGATGGGCAATTAGAGATGAAAGACGGAAAGAAAGTACCTGTTTCCAATCGGAAGAGAGATGCCATTATGCAGTTTATCGAACGCTTAACCTAA